The following proteins are co-located in the Synechococcus sp. PROS-U-1 genome:
- a CDS encoding sulfotransferase family 2 domain-containing protein yields MENTRTIILHYHLFKNAGTSIDSILKENFGEQWVTKEFKSLSDNTADVTQWINDHPKAVAFSSHTMNGPVPKIDGVKIISIAMLRDPVKRIISAYKFERMQSSDTWGAQLAKQLSFEDYVVKRLQEEGDTQCRNFQTARLATLRPGSQPKIQRAIEALDDISIVGIVEDFNNSLKAIACEILQDFPNYEYEAAHSNKSKLFDFELSPALSQLLKECNKSDYRLWTVAKRNAMQRPNQQAA; encoded by the coding sequence ATGGAAAACACCAGAACAATCATCTTGCATTACCACCTGTTTAAAAATGCAGGCACATCCATAGACTCCATCCTCAAAGAAAACTTTGGCGAACAATGGGTCACTAAAGAATTCAAAAGCCTCAGCGATAACACAGCTGACGTTACACAATGGATCAACGACCATCCAAAGGCAGTGGCATTTTCATCTCACACGATGAACGGACCAGTCCCAAAAATTGATGGAGTCAAGATCATCTCTATCGCGATGCTTCGGGACCCGGTCAAAAGAATCATCTCTGCGTACAAGTTCGAACGCATGCAGAGTTCAGATACATGGGGTGCACAACTGGCAAAACAGCTCAGCTTCGAGGACTATGTTGTCAAGCGCCTCCAAGAAGAAGGAGACACACAATGTCGTAATTTTCAAACCGCCCGCCTGGCAACACTTCGACCAGGCAGCCAGCCAAAAATTCAGCGAGCAATTGAAGCTCTCGATGACATATCTATCGTTGGAATTGTCGAAGATTTCAACAATTCCCTGAAAGCTATCGCTTGCGAAATCTTACAAGACTTCCCCAACTATGAGTATGAAGCTGCTCACAGCAATAAGTCAAAATTGTTTGACTTTGAACTCAGCCCAGCGTTGAGTCAACTTCTCAAAGAATGCAATAAATCAGACTATCGTCTCTGGACAGTTGCCAAACGGAATGCAATGCAACGTCCAAATCAACAAGCCGCTTAG
- a CDS encoding glycosyltransferase, which produces MQGTSAADGNINAWLIEDSLYLSPKTSWEVEPLHIKKGSQVFRLQDLEKPISRSSLQGKGNAIFPLQQRKLNISLESERKIPFKHGINLLDDFVIDGKKTLSFCLGNEPDPCRINILKNVEIHSSPKESLQIRAMLGLHRGKGKLVAEVNQNSTTTRHEINFSEDHKGGNEEHKYHKAIINLPAINSVAELTIYVEHQCYMPWEKTDRTDSFYFISDLRVTEKSGLPTTICTARIYEGSQGFPNIAKLKKARVSLFQSSHDSPLEIVWKNGSSTVLFHPLDTSGKIQGLKDGQVIATCNTAGLHNIYVNNRISTTDFIETEKTYTEINSHFLNGDPAIVEIRDLSGSQVLAASSMILRRALTSEPTLDEQSKPPYPTDLTVRSGHRYTSIRKHLANPLAGSDSRMLSQALATLDRSHNTLDLEYLDIPTQRNPQVSIVVPAHNKVRVTYYCLCSILVAYNKASFEIIVVDDGSSDDTQRLEEFISGVKVIHNNEPQRFIEACNAGVNAAQGKYVILLNNDTEVTDGWIDELIEGFQRFPNVGAVGSKLLYPDGTLQGAGGIVWGSGNPWNYGTGQNPWDPKFMYARQVDYICGAALMTTKTIWDEVGGLSEYLKPMYFEDTDFSFKIRAAGYKTYYIPSSIVYHHEGLTSGTDTSSGFKRFQEVNRPKFKKAWSKSFCKHNKDGIEPDLEKDRGIIGRALFIDYTTPREDRDAGSYAALQEIKLVQSLGYKVTFIPKNFEDFGVYTQTLRNMGVEVIVAPFYRSIEDFIAQRGTEFDCAYITRYYVAQESIPALREYAPDCKIIMNNADLHFLRELRSAGDDPNKLERAAEVREMELEMMLETDVVISYNETEHAVIQSHTDNAVKVMKCPWVVETPHHFPRFKSTAGLAFLGGFKHPPNREGMEWFGAEVMPLIKNTGIELSVFGAAMDHKFKETMREQGINAVGYIDHLEDLYTKHRIFIAPLLSGAGIKGKVINALSYGIPTILTPMAAEGIGLRHGHDCMIARTPQEWAESINKLYHNESLWKSISKASREYAEQQFSFSEGRRLMREIFESIELYKSQD; this is translated from the coding sequence GTGCAGGGAACCTCGGCAGCCGACGGCAACATCAATGCATGGCTGATTGAAGATTCCCTCTATCTGTCACCGAAGACCTCCTGGGAAGTCGAGCCACTTCACATCAAAAAAGGCAGTCAAGTTTTCAGGCTTCAAGACCTCGAGAAGCCAATATCGCGTTCCAGTCTTCAAGGGAAGGGAAACGCAATTTTTCCACTACAACAAAGAAAGCTAAATATCAGCCTTGAAAGCGAAAGGAAAATACCATTCAAGCATGGCATAAATCTGCTTGATGACTTTGTCATTGATGGCAAGAAAACCCTGAGCTTTTGCCTTGGGAATGAGCCAGACCCATGCAGGATCAATATCCTAAAAAATGTTGAAATACACAGCTCGCCAAAGGAGAGCCTTCAGATCAGGGCGATGCTTGGCCTTCACCGCGGAAAAGGAAAACTGGTCGCAGAAGTCAACCAGAACTCAACAACAACTAGACATGAAATCAACTTCTCAGAGGACCACAAAGGCGGCAATGAAGAACACAAATACCATAAAGCAATCATCAACCTTCCAGCCATTAACAGTGTCGCCGAACTCACAATCTACGTAGAACATCAATGCTATATGCCCTGGGAGAAGACGGATAGAACCGACAGTTTCTACTTTATCTCTGACCTGAGAGTCACAGAAAAATCAGGACTACCAACAACAATCTGCACAGCTCGTATTTACGAAGGGAGCCAAGGCTTCCCAAACATCGCCAAACTCAAAAAGGCCAGAGTGAGCCTTTTCCAAAGCAGTCACGATTCACCACTGGAAATTGTCTGGAAAAACGGTAGCAGCACTGTTCTCTTTCACCCCCTCGATACTTCAGGCAAAATCCAGGGATTAAAAGATGGTCAAGTCATAGCGACATGCAACACGGCCGGGCTTCATAATATTTACGTCAACAATCGAATCAGTACAACTGATTTCATTGAAACCGAAAAAACCTACACGGAAATCAATAGTCACTTTCTGAACGGTGACCCGGCCATTGTCGAAATTAGAGACCTTTCAGGGAGCCAAGTTCTTGCAGCAAGCTCAATGATCCTCAGGAGGGCTCTAACGTCAGAGCCAACCCTGGATGAACAGAGCAAGCCTCCTTATCCCACTGATCTGACGGTGCGCTCCGGCCATCGTTATACATCGATCCGCAAACACCTGGCCAACCCACTAGCCGGCTCCGACTCACGCATGTTGAGTCAGGCACTCGCAACACTTGACCGCAGTCACAACACGCTCGACCTTGAATATCTCGACATACCAACACAAAGAAACCCACAAGTTTCCATTGTGGTTCCTGCTCACAACAAAGTTCGAGTCACCTATTACTGCTTATGCTCAATCCTGGTTGCATACAACAAAGCAAGCTTTGAAATTATTGTCGTTGACGATGGATCAAGCGATGACACTCAACGACTCGAAGAATTTATAAGCGGCGTCAAGGTCATTCACAACAATGAACCTCAACGCTTTATTGAAGCCTGCAATGCAGGCGTAAATGCAGCGCAAGGCAAATACGTCATCCTCCTGAACAATGACACCGAGGTGACCGATGGCTGGATTGATGAATTAATCGAAGGCTTCCAGCGTTTTCCGAATGTTGGAGCCGTGGGTTCCAAACTCCTTTACCCGGACGGCACCCTTCAAGGCGCGGGTGGGATTGTCTGGGGATCTGGCAATCCCTGGAACTACGGAACCGGCCAGAACCCATGGGATCCAAAGTTCATGTATGCCCGCCAGGTTGATTACATCTGTGGTGCAGCCTTGATGACAACCAAAACAATCTGGGATGAGGTTGGAGGACTTTCCGAATACCTCAAACCGATGTACTTCGAGGACACCGACTTTTCATTCAAAATCAGAGCAGCTGGATACAAGACTTACTACATTCCTTCTTCAATCGTTTACCACCATGAAGGTTTAACCAGCGGCACAGATACCAGTAGTGGATTCAAGCGATTTCAAGAAGTTAATCGTCCAAAATTCAAGAAGGCCTGGTCCAAATCCTTTTGCAAACACAATAAAGATGGCATTGAGCCCGATCTTGAGAAAGATCGAGGCATCATCGGCAGAGCATTGTTTATCGATTACACAACTCCACGAGAAGATCGAGATGCTGGCTCCTATGCAGCTCTTCAAGAAATCAAACTCGTGCAATCACTCGGCTATAAAGTTACATTTATACCGAAGAATTTCGAAGACTTTGGCGTTTATACGCAAACGTTACGCAATATGGGAGTGGAGGTGATCGTTGCCCCATTCTATCGCTCCATTGAAGATTTCATCGCACAAAGGGGCACTGAGTTCGACTGCGCCTACATCACGAGGTACTACGTCGCTCAAGAAAGTATTCCGGCTCTGAGGGAATACGCACCGGACTGCAAAATCATCATGAACAATGCAGATCTACATTTCCTACGAGAACTTCGTTCTGCAGGAGATGATCCAAACAAGCTTGAACGAGCAGCTGAAGTGCGTGAGATGGAATTAGAAATGATGCTCGAAACCGATGTTGTCATCAGCTACAACGAAACTGAACATGCTGTTATCCAATCCCATACTGATAACGCAGTGAAAGTGATGAAATGCCCGTGGGTTGTCGAGACTCCTCATCATTTCCCTCGTTTCAAATCAACAGCAGGCCTTGCTTTCTTGGGGGGTTTCAAACATCCCCCAAATCGCGAAGGCATGGAGTGGTTCGGAGCTGAGGTCATGCCCTTGATCAAAAACACAGGAATTGAGCTTTCCGTCTTCGGAGCAGCCATGGATCACAAGTTCAAAGAAACCATGCGCGAACAAGGCATCAATGCAGTGGGTTATATCGACCATCTGGAAGACCTCTACACCAAACATCGCATCTTCATTGCCCCTCTGCTAAGTGGGGCCGGGATTAAAGGGAAAGTGATCAATGCTCTGTCTTATGGCATTCCAACGATCCTCACCCCAATGGCTGCAGAAGGCATCGGACTTCGGCATGGGCATGACTGCATGATTGCCCGCACACCACAGGAGTGGGCAGAATCGATTAACAAGCTTTACCACAATGAAAGTCTCTGGAAATCGATCTCCAAAGCATCACGAGAATATGCCGAGCAGCAGTTTTCTTTCAGCGAAGGGCGTCGCCTAATGCGTGAAATCTTTGAAAGCATTGAACTCTATAAGAGCCAGGATTGA
- the lipA gene encoding lipoyl synthase, whose amino-acid sequence MLKPEWLRVKAPQRERIGAVADLLLDLNLNTVCQEASCPNIGECFAGGTATFLIMGPGCTRACPYCDIDFDKSVRALDPTEPQRLGEAVARLGLKHVVITSVNRDDLADGGASQFVACIEQVKQRSPLTTIELLIPDFCGNWDALATVMAAAPHVLNHNIETVPRMYRLARPQGIYERSLELLQRVRDQWPKAYSKSGLMVGLGETDEEVIETLRDLRLHKVDIVTIGQYLSPGPKHLAVDRFVTPIQFETYKKVGEEELGFLQVVSTPLTRSSYHAGEVQRLMSSHPR is encoded by the coding sequence GTGCTCAAGCCGGAGTGGTTGCGCGTTAAGGCTCCGCAGCGCGAACGAATTGGCGCCGTGGCCGACCTGCTGCTGGACTTGAACCTGAACACGGTCTGCCAGGAGGCGAGCTGCCCCAATATCGGCGAATGCTTCGCAGGCGGTACCGCCACATTTTTGATCATGGGGCCCGGCTGCACCCGCGCATGCCCCTACTGCGATATCGACTTCGACAAAAGCGTGCGTGCGCTGGATCCCACCGAGCCCCAACGGCTTGGGGAAGCGGTGGCCCGCTTGGGCCTGAAACACGTGGTGATCACCTCGGTGAACCGCGACGATCTCGCGGATGGCGGAGCGTCCCAATTCGTTGCCTGCATCGAACAGGTGAAGCAACGCTCACCGCTCACAACAATCGAGCTGCTGATTCCCGACTTCTGCGGCAACTGGGATGCCCTGGCAACGGTGATGGCCGCCGCCCCCCACGTGCTGAACCACAACATCGAAACGGTGCCGAGGATGTATCGGCTGGCTCGGCCCCAAGGCATCTACGAACGCTCCCTCGAGCTACTGCAACGGGTGCGTGACCAATGGCCCAAGGCCTACAGCAAGTCGGGCCTGATGGTGGGGCTCGGAGAAACTGATGAGGAGGTGATCGAGACGCTCCGAGATCTGCGGCTCCACAAGGTCGACATCGTCACCATCGGTCAGTATCTCTCTCCGGGACCAAAACACCTGGCCGTCGACCGCTTTGTGACCCCCATCCAATTCGAGACCTACAAAAAAGTCGGCGAAGAGGAACTGGGCTTCCTTCAGGTGGTCAGCACACCACTCACCCGCAGCAGCTACCACGCCGGTGAGGTGCAGCGACTGATGAGCAGCCATCCCCGATGA
- a CDS encoding CsgG/HfaB family protein, whose amino-acid sequence MKLALITTATLMVSGATLPPAQAQISGMASGPVTVAVKEITNSATGTWWWSPAVSTKLTGMLANELKSTGHFTVVERQGLKKVLSEQELADLGIVRQSTAPKRGIMTGAKYYILGSVSDYRENTETKSGGGGFNIMGFGQRKSSSSSSAYVAVDVRVVDTTTGEIAYARTIEGKATSTSESKSSSGGMYGIGFNDSQSSTKKFPPPKR is encoded by the coding sequence ATGAAACTCGCCTTGATCACCACCGCAACATTGATGGTGTCAGGAGCCACGCTCCCCCCGGCTCAGGCGCAGATTTCAGGCATGGCGTCCGGCCCTGTCACCGTTGCGGTGAAGGAGATCACCAACAGCGCCACTGGAACCTGGTGGTGGAGCCCTGCGGTCTCCACCAAACTCACAGGAATGCTGGCCAATGAACTCAAAAGCACTGGGCACTTCACAGTTGTCGAACGCCAAGGACTAAAGAAAGTTCTCAGCGAGCAGGAACTCGCTGACCTCGGAATCGTCAGGCAATCCACCGCTCCCAAAAGGGGAATCATGACTGGAGCGAAGTACTACATCCTTGGCAGCGTCAGCGACTACCGCGAGAACACCGAAACCAAGAGTGGTGGCGGAGGCTTCAACATCATGGGCTTCGGCCAGCGCAAGTCTTCATCCTCCAGCTCGGCCTATGTCGCAGTGGATGTGCGCGTGGTGGACACCACCACCGGCGAAATCGCTTACGCCCGCACGATTGAAGGCAAAGCGACCTCCACATCGGAATCCAAGTCCTCATCGGGAGGCATGTATGGAATCGGCTTCAATGACAGCCAGTCGTCGACCAAAAAGTTCCCGCCTCCAAAGCGGTAA